A region of Amyelois transitella isolate CPQ chromosome 19, ilAmyTran1.1, whole genome shotgun sequence DNA encodes the following proteins:
- the LOC106132557 gene encoding tyrosine-protein kinase Src42A isoform X3, whose amino-acid sequence MQTDLAFEIKRKLILNEKWYFRKIKRIEAEKKLLLPENEHGAFLIRDSESRHNDFSLSVRDGDTVKHYRIRQLDEGGFFIARRTTFRTLQELVEHYSKDADGLCVSLSKPCVQVEKPVTEGLSHRTRDQWEIDRSSLKFVRKLGHGQFGEVWEGQWNNTTPVAIKTLKSGTMDPKDFLAEAQIMKKLRHNKLIQLYAVCTLEEPIYIITELMKNGSLLDYLQGKGRGLKLQQLIDMAAQIASGMAYLESQNYIHRDLAARNVLVAESNIVKIADFGLARLIKEDEYEARVGARFPIKWTAPEAANYSKFSIKSDVWSFGILLTELVTYGRIPYPGMTNAEVLHQVEHGYRMPCPQNCPAPLYEIMLECWHKDPLKRPTFETLQWKLEDFFTMDNSEYKEASAY is encoded by the exons ATGGTACTTCCGCAAAATAAAACGAATCGAAGCGGAGAAGAAGCTACTTCTGCCGGAAAACGAACATGGCGCTTTCCTCATCCGAGATTCAGAGAGCCGGCATAACGACTTCTCGCTGTCGG TGCGAGATGGCGATACGGTGAAGCACTACCGAATCAGACAGTTGGACGAGGGCGGCTTCTTCATCGCGAGACGCACCACCTTCAGAACGCTCCAGGAACTGGTGGAACACTACAGCAAGGACGCGGACGGACTCTGTGTATCTCTCAGCAAACCTTGTGTACAG GTGGAGAAACCAGTGACAGAAGGTCTCTCGCACAGAACGCGGGACCAGTGGGAGATTGACCGCTCGTCCTTGAAGTTCGTGAGGAAACTCGGCCATGGCCAGTTTGGCGAGGTCTGGGAGGGCCAATGGAACAACACCACGCCTGTAGCGATCAAAACTCTCAAGTCTGGCACTATGGACCCAAAGGACTTCCTTGCAGAGGCACAGATAATGAAGAAGCTGCGACACAACAAACTGATCCAGTTGTATGCTGTTTGCACGCTCGAGGAACCAATTTATATCATAACGGAGCTGATGAAGAATGGCTCTCTGCTTGATTATTTGCAAG GCAAGGGCCGCGGTTTGAAACTGCAGCAACTTATCGACATGGCCGCGCAGATAGCCAGCGGGATGGCGTACCTCGAGTCTCAGAACTACATCCACCGCGACCTGGCCGCCAGGAACGTGCTCGTGGCTGAGTCCAATATCGTCAAGATTGCGGACTTCGGGCTCGCGAGACTCATCAAG GAGGATGAATACGAAGCTCGAGTGGGTGCCCGCTTCCCCATCAAGTGGACCGCCCCCGAAGCAGCTAACTACAGCAAGTTCTCTATTAAATCCGACGTGTGGTCCTTCGGTATCCTGCTCACGGAGCTCGTCACGTACGGACGAATACCATACCCAG GCATGACGAACGCCGAAGTCCTGCACCAAGTGGAGCACGGCTACCGCATGCCGTGCCCGCAGAACTGCCCGGCGCCGCTCTACGAGATCATGCTGGAGTGCTGGCACAAGGACCCGCTGAAGAGGCCCACCTTCGAGACGCTGCAGTGGAAGCTGGAGGACTTCTTCACCATGGACAACTCCGAGTACAAGGAGGCGTCCGCCTACTGA